In the Deltaproteobacteria bacterium genome, GCTTGGCGTCAAGATGGACGCCACCACCTTCGGGCGCATAGCGGCCCAGTCCGCCAAGCAGGTCATCATACAGAAGATGAAGGAAGCCGAACGCGACGCCGTCTACAAGAACTTCATCGACCGCAAGGGCGAGATTTTGAACGGTATAGTGCTTCGCTCGGAGCGCGGCGACCTGATCGTTAACCTCGGAACCACCGAAGGCGTGCTTTCGGTCAGGGAGCAGGTGCCCCGCGAGCTTTACAAGCGTGGAGACCGGGTCCGGGCCTATATCGTGGACGTTTCCCTTGAGGGCAAGGGCCCCCAGGTGATCCTTTCCCGCACCCACCCCAACTTCCTCATCAGCCTGTTCAAGGCCGAGGTGCCCGAAATCAGCGAGGGCATCGTGAGCATAATGGCTGCGGCCAGGGAGCCGGGTGTAAGGGCCAAGATCGCGGTGGCGTCCTCCGATTCCGACGTGGACGCCGTGGGCGCCTGCGTGGGCATGAGGGGAAGCAGGGTGCAGAACGTGGTTCACGAGCTTCGGGGCGAGAAGATCGACATCGTCCCCTGGCACGCAGACTCGGCCAAGTTCGTGTGCAACGCCCTGGCCCCAGCCCAGATTTCCCGCGTCATAATAGATGATGAAAACCACGCCATGGAAGTCATCGTTCCCGATGAGTTCCTCTCCGTGGCCATTGGCAAGAAGGGCCAGAACGTCCGCCTGGCCAGCAAGCTCACCGGCTGGCACCTGGACGTCAAAAGCGAGACCAGGTTCACCAGGGCCATGCAGGACGGCTACAACTCGCTCCTGGCCCTGCCAGACGTCAGCGTCACCCTGGCCGACGCCCTTTACGAAAAGGGGTTCTACTCCCTGGAGGAGCTTGCCAAGGCTTCCATAGACGATCTTCTGACCATCAAGGGAATGGACCGGGAAAAGGTGGACGCCCTCATGGAGGCCGCCGGGCGGTACCTTTCGGAAAACCCGCCTGCGGCGGAAGGCGAACAGGATAATGCGCCGGAAGAAAGCGCACCTGAACAGTCTCCCGAAGAAGGCGCACAGGAATCCAACGAAGAAAAAGAGGAAGACACGGAACGCGACGTCGCAGCCGCCTCGACCAAAGACGAAACGGCCGATGATTAGCGTAAGCCGCTTGAGCGGGAAAAAAAACCTGATTTTAAGCAAGACACTGAAGCATATCGTTTTTTTACGGGTTGACAGGAAGTGTCTCCGCCCCGACCGTCTCCAGTAAGGGGGACGGACCGGGCATGGCGCCGGTCACCGAAACGCCAAGGATAAATGGATGGCGAAGACCAAAGTTCACGAACTTGCCTCACTGCTCAACATGACCAACAGGGAGCTTCTTGAAAAGCTCCAGGGACTCAATATCCCGGTCAATCTCCAAACCCCGCACATGACCGTGCTGGACGAGGAATCCACAGCCAGGATCAAGGCCCACCTGACCGCCAAGCCCCACGCCAACGTGGAGGAAAAACGGATCAGCGACAAGGTCATCCGCCGCCGCAAGAAGACGGAAGAGCCTGTGAGCACAGCGCCCGAACCTGAGCAGGACGCGGCTTCCGCCCCCCAGGCCCCTCCCGCAGGGGAAGAGGAGGGGGCCGACGGAACGCAGCCGGAAGCCGTTTCAGGTCCTTCTTCGTCCGAATCGCCGACTTTCGCCGGATCAGCCCCGGAAGCGACCGATGGCGCGGGCGATTCCGTTGCGGAATCCCAGGAAGCCGTCTCCGGTGCGTCCGGCGCTCCGGCTCCGAAGGCTTCCCCAAAGGTCGAGAAGGCCAAAATCATCAAACCGGCCGCTCCTCCCGTTCTTGCCCCGAAGGCCGAAGAGCCGGAACCGGCCCAAGCCGCAGCTCCGCCTGCGACCGAAGCATCGGCCCCGGTTAAGGAAGAACCCGAAAAGCCCTCCGTGGAAGCCGCCCCGGCCCAGGAGCCGGTTTTCGAGGAAGAATCCGGCCCTGACTCACAGGAGGAAACATCCGCCCAGGAAACCGAGTCCGGCGCAGAAGCGTCCTCCGACAAGGGTGAGGCGGGACGACCGGGCCAGCCCATAATCCAGAAGAAGAAAAAGAAGAAGGAAACCGCTGCCCGGATCATCAAGCTGCCGGACGCCCCGGTAAAGCCCACTCTTCCAGCAACGGCCGCCGAGCAGCGCCCGGCAAGGCACTATCCGCCAAGACCGGCCACAGCCCCGCCTCCCGCCGTCAAGCGGGACGACCCTGCTTCCCAGGCAGCGGCGGCAGCCGCCGCCGAACGGGACAAGAAGAAAAAGAAGACCGTAAAGCGCAAGGAAGACGAGACTCCCGAAGCCGATCCGCGTTTTCTCAAGAAGAAGATTTCCTTCCGTAAGCGTGAAGTCGTGGAAGGAGCCGCCCTGTATGACCAGGAGAACGTAAGGGGCAGGAAGGGCGGAAAGGGCGGCAGGGCCGCCATGAAACCCAAAAAGCCGCTTCCCACGGTTTCCAAGGCCATCAAGCGCCGCCTTCGCGTGGACGACAACATAGTGGTGTCCGACCTTGCCAAGCGCATGGGCATTAAGGCTTCGGAACTCATCAAGAAGCTCCTCATCATGGGAACCCCGGCCACCCTGAACCAGAGCATCGACTACGACACGGCAGCCCTTCTGGCGACGGAGTTCGATTACGAGGTTGAAAGGGCCGCCTTTGAGGAAGACGCCGTTTTGAACATCCAGGCCGTCGTGCCCGAAAACCTGGTTCACCGCCCGCCGGTGGTAACCATCATGGGCCACGTCGACCACGGCAAGACCTCGCTTCTGGACGTCATCAGAAAGACCCGCGTCACCGACACGGAAGCGGGCGGCATCACCCAGCACATCGGCGCTTACACCGTGGAAACGGAACGCGGCAGGGTGACCTTCCTGGACACCCCCGGCCACGAGGCATTCACCCAGATGAGGGCCAGGGGCGCGAAGGTAACCGACATTGTGGTTCTGGTTGTGGCCGCCGACGACGGCGTCATGCCCCAGACCATCGAGGCCGTGCACCACGCCAAGGACGCCAAGGTCCCCATAATCGTGGCAGTCAACAAGATGGACAAGCAGGGGGCAGACCCGGAACGCGTCATGCGGGAGCTCGCCAACCACGGCCTCCAGTCGGAGGAATGGGGCGGCGACACCATTTTCGTGAAGGTTTCGGCCAAGGCCCAGACGGGCATCGACACCCTTCTGGAAATGATCCTGATCCAGGCCGAAGTCCTGGAACTCACCGCCGACGCCCAAAGGCCCGCCGTGGGCCACGTTGTGGAGGCCCGCATGGATCCGGGACGCGGCCCGGTGGCCACCATCCTGATACGGGAAGGCACCTTAAAGACCGGCGACGCAGTGGTCTGCGGGGCCCATTACGGGAAACTGAAGGCCATGACCAGCGACCGGGGCGAGATGATAACCGAGGCAGGGCCGTCCTACCCGGTTGAAATTCTTGGCCTTTCCGGCGTACCCTTTGCGGGCGACGAGCTGGTGGCGGTGGATACGGAAAAGAACGCCAAGCAGGTGGCCATGCACAGGGCCATGAAACTGCGCACCGCCGATCTTGCGCGCATCGCAAGGCCCACCCTGGAAAACCTCTTCGCGCATCTCAAGGAAGGCGAAACCAAGGACTTGAAGCTCATCATCAAGGCCGACGTCCAGGGCTCCATCGAGGCTTTGCGGGAATCTTTGGAAAAACTGTCGGGCGAAGAGGTCCGCATAGTCACCATTCACGCCGGAACGGGAGCTGTGAGCGAATCGGACGTAAGCCTTGCGGCGGTTTCCGGGGCCATTATCATCTCCTTCAACGTCAGGCCCAACGCCAAGGTGGCCGAGTTCGCCACCTCCGAGGGCGTTGACATACGCTTCTACGACATCATCTACAACGCCATATCCGACGTGAAGGACGCCATAGTAGGGCTCATGAAGCCCACCTACCAGGAGCACGTTTCCGGGCACGTCGAAATAAGGAAGACCTTCACCATTCCCAAGATCGGAACCATCGCGGGCTGCTACGTCACCGACGGCAAGGCCGAGCGCAACAGGAAGCTCCGGCTTCTGCGCGACGGCGTTGTGGTCTACGACGGCAAGGTGGCCTCCCTGAAACGCGTCAAGGACGACGCCAAGGAAGTCGCGGCGGGCTACGAGTGCGGCATAGGCATCGAGAACTTCAACGACATCAAGGAAGGCGACGTCATGGAGTTCTATTATATAGAGGAGATAAAACCGGTCTTCGAGCAGTAGCAGCCTGTCTAAAAACGCGAACTGCTGTGTTGCGCTCAAAAGCCAATTCCGTCACGTACTTTCAGTACGCTTACTCATTGGCTTTTAGCGCGCCTTGCATTTCATCGTTTTTATCCAGGCTTCACATCACGCCTTTTTCAACAGGCAGGTAAAACCGGCCCGTTAAAAACGCGAACTGCCTTTGGTGAAAGCGGGGCGTCATGTCGAGGCGGAAAGACGAAACCAGCATGGTGGTGGGGTTCGGGACCATCGTCCTCCGGCTTCCCGAAAACCATGATTTGAAGGGCAAGCGCAAGGTGGTGAAATCCGTCATCGGTCGTATTTGCAGCCATTTCAACGTCTCGGCTGCCGAGGTCGGATCCAACGACATCCTGCAAAAAGCGGTGATAGGCGTGGCCCTGGTGACCAACGACCACGCCCTGGCCGACTCGAAGCTGGACATGATAGTGAACTTCGTGGAGGAAATGATGGTTGCCGAAATCATCGATACCGACATGGAAGTAATGACTCTTTGATTTGTAACAGTCCGCTTGAAAAGGCAGAATGCGAAGCCTGATTAAAAACGATGAAGTGCAAGAAGTGCGAAAAGCCAATGAGTAAGCGTACTAAATGTACGTGACGGAATTGGCTTTGAAGCGCGGGCACTGTCAATTCGCGTTTTTAGACGGGCGCACAAGGCGATATGAGAAATTATCCGAGAGCCAAGCGGGTTGAAGCCCTGATTCATGAGGAGCTTTCCACCACGCTCTTGAAAAAGATTCAGGACCCCAGAATCGCCGGAGTGACGATAACCGGGGTCAAGGTGTCCGATGATCTTGCAACCGCGCGCATCTACTTTTGCGTGTCGGACCGGCCTAACGCCAGAAAGGAGGCCCAGGAGGGCTTCAAGAAGGCGGGCGGCTTCATAAAGCGCGAACTTGCGGCGGTTTTAGGTCTTCGCTACATGCCGGGGCTTTTTTTCAACTACGACGAGTCCCTGGAATACGGGCGCAAGATTGACGAAGTGATACGCGGCATCGCACAGGAGAAACCCGAAAACGAGGTTTAACGCCTCGCTCGCTGATGGACGGAATAATCGCAATAGACAAGCCTGTCGGAATGACCTCCGCCCAGGTGGTGGCCACGGTCAAACGGGCCACCAGGGCCGCCAAGGTTGGTCACACCGGCACCCTTGACCCCTTCGCCACCGGGGTTCTTGTGTGCTGCTTAAACCGCGCCACCAGGCTGGCGTCGTTTTTCCTGCACGGCGACAAGGGCTACGAAGGCGAGATGCTCTTAGGGGTTGAAACCGACACCCAGGACCCCACCGGACGGGTGATCCGACAGGTGGAGGACGTAAGCGTTTCAAACGCAGCAATAGAGGAGGCATTTTCCCGGTACAGGGGCGTCATCAGCCAGGAGCCGCCTGTGTATTCGGCCTTGAAACACGAGGGCGTACCCCTCTACAAGCTGGCCCGCGCAGGCACCCCGGTTCAGAAACCGGCGCGCACGGTCACGATTCACGAGCTTTCAGTAAAAAGGATCGACCTTCCCCGCGTTTCGTTCTTCACCCGGTGTTCCGGCGGAACCTACGTGAGGGCCCTGGTCTCAGACATAGGCCGCGACCTTGGGGTCGGCGCTCACCTCGCCCGCCTGAGGCGCACGGAAAACAGCGGCTTCACCTTAAACGATGCCATCAGCCTGGAGGAACTTTCCCGGCTGATCGCGGATGGCCAGCTACACACGCGGGTTACGGGCATGAATGCGGCCCTTCGTTTCATGCCACAGGTTCGGGCGGACGCGGCCCTCACGCAGGCCGTCATGACGGGCCGCAAACTCACGCGCCAGGACCTGCCGGGCGAGGCCGGGGCGATGACCGGCAATATCAAGATCACGGATGAAGCGGGACGGCTTCTGGCCGTCATATCGGCCGATCCGGAGGGAACTTTTTTCAGTTATTCATGCGTTCTTGTCGGACCCGACGCCGCCGCCGCCGACAGAAAGCGCCGTTTCAACCATTCGGAAACACGAAATCAAAAGGAGGCAAGGCAAAGTGGTTCTCACCCCTGACGACAAGAAAAACACCATCGAAACGTACAAGCGCCATGACGGAGACACCGGCTCGCCGGAGGTTCAGGTCGCGCTTCTGACGGATCGAATCATCTATCTTACGGAGCACTTCAAGACCCACAAGAAGGATCATCACTCACGCCGTGGCCTTTTGAAGCTGGTCGGCCAGCGCCGCCGCCTGCTCAATTACTTGAAGAGCAAGGATGTGTTTCGCTACAGGACCATTATCGAATCACTGGGCATCCGCAAGTAACATCAGGCAGCCTGAAAACGTGATCTGCTGTGTTGCGCTTCAAAAAGAATTCGGTCACGTACAAAAGCGTACGCTCCCTCATTCTTTTTTCGCGCGCCTTGCAGCTCATCGTTTTCAGGCTGCCTGCCGTATCGCGTCTTGTTAGGGATTTTTAAAGCCCTCTGGAGAAGAAGACGATGCAGGGTCTTGCTTCACCGGTTTTCGTGCACGGCGCAAACAACTCTTCCTGTCATGGACCGGGTGTTTTGGACGGGGCCATGACAGGCCAATGAGTATCCTGAAAAAAGCCTCCTTGTGTCAGACCATGATACAATATATTATGGTCGAGGTATTTCATTAGGGGCTGTTTCCAAAAAAAAATTTGTGGCACCGAGGCAAGCGAATTCGCCCCGACGACAAGGCGCGTGACTGAGGAATACTTAACGTATTCCACAAGGAGCGTTGGCAAAGTCGGCGGGGATAAAGGCGCTACCGTTTGCAAAAATTTTTTTTGGAAACAGCCCCTAATACACAATCAAGGTGTTGAGAAAACCTTGTGAGGCTTTTTACGGACTCATCAAATCTGATGTCTGTGTAAATGCCCCTGCCGGAGCGTGCGAGTCCGCTCCTTTAGGCGGGATTTAACGTCATAGGTGTCATGCCATCAATCTTTTCCCGCTAACGGCTCGGTTTTTTACACACACATCGTGA is a window encoding:
- the nusA gene encoding transcription termination/antitermination protein NusA, translated to MLSEIGRVIEQVSRDKGIEKGILVSTLKEALQSAARKKLGPKAELDVRHNEDTGEIEIFQYKTVAEVVTNPDMEISLKEALALDPECVDGDELGVKMDATTFGRIAAQSAKQVIIQKMKEAERDAVYKNFIDRKGEILNGIVLRSERGDLIVNLGTTEGVLSVREQVPRELYKRGDRVRAYIVDVSLEGKGPQVILSRTHPNFLISLFKAEVPEISEGIVSIMAAAREPGVRAKIAVASSDSDVDAVGACVGMRGSRVQNVVHELRGEKIDIVPWHADSAKFVCNALAPAQISRVIIDDENHAMEVIVPDEFLSVAIGKKGQNVRLASKLTGWHLDVKSETRFTRAMQDGYNSLLALPDVSVTLADALYEKGFYSLEELAKASIDDLLTIKGMDREKVDALMEAAGRYLSENPPAAEGEQDNAPEESAPEQSPEEGAQESNEEKEEDTERDVAAASTKDETADD
- the infB gene encoding translation initiation factor IF-2, whose amino-acid sequence is MAKTKVHELASLLNMTNRELLEKLQGLNIPVNLQTPHMTVLDEESTARIKAHLTAKPHANVEEKRISDKVIRRRKKTEEPVSTAPEPEQDAASAPQAPPAGEEEGADGTQPEAVSGPSSSESPTFAGSAPEATDGAGDSVAESQEAVSGASGAPAPKASPKVEKAKIIKPAAPPVLAPKAEEPEPAQAAAPPATEASAPVKEEPEKPSVEAAPAQEPVFEEESGPDSQEETSAQETESGAEASSDKGEAGRPGQPIIQKKKKKKETAARIIKLPDAPVKPTLPATAAEQRPARHYPPRPATAPPPAVKRDDPASQAAAAAAAERDKKKKKTVKRKEDETPEADPRFLKKKISFRKREVVEGAALYDQENVRGRKGGKGGRAAMKPKKPLPTVSKAIKRRLRVDDNIVVSDLAKRMGIKASELIKKLLIMGTPATLNQSIDYDTAALLATEFDYEVERAAFEEDAVLNIQAVVPENLVHRPPVVTIMGHVDHGKTSLLDVIRKTRVTDTEAGGITQHIGAYTVETERGRVTFLDTPGHEAFTQMRARGAKVTDIVVLVVAADDGVMPQTIEAVHHAKDAKVPIIVAVNKMDKQGADPERVMRELANHGLQSEEWGGDTIFVKVSAKAQTGIDTLLEMILIQAEVLELTADAQRPAVGHVVEARMDPGRGPVATILIREGTLKTGDAVVCGAHYGKLKAMTSDRGEMITEAGPSYPVEILGLSGVPFAGDELVAVDTEKNAKQVAMHRAMKLRTADLARIARPTLENLFAHLKEGETKDLKLIIKADVQGSIEALRESLEKLSGEEVRIVTIHAGTGAVSESDVSLAAVSGAIIISFNVRPNAKVAEFATSEGVDIRFYDIIYNAISDVKDAIVGLMKPTYQEHVSGHVEIRKTFTIPKIGTIAGCYVTDGKAERNRKLRLLRDGVVVYDGKVASLKRVKDDAKEVAAGYECGIGIENFNDIKEGDVMEFYYIEEIKPVFEQ
- a CDS encoding DUF503 domain-containing protein, with protein sequence MVVGFGTIVLRLPENHDLKGKRKVVKSVIGRICSHFNVSAAEVGSNDILQKAVIGVALVTNDHALADSKLDMIVNFVEEMMVAEIIDTDMEVMTL
- the rbfA gene encoding 30S ribosome-binding factor RbfA, with product MRNYPRAKRVEALIHEELSTTLLKKIQDPRIAGVTITGVKVSDDLATARIYFCVSDRPNARKEAQEGFKKAGGFIKRELAAVLGLRYMPGLFFNYDESLEYGRKIDEVIRGIAQEKPENEV
- the truB gene encoding tRNA pseudouridine(55) synthase TruB — its product is MDGIIAIDKPVGMTSAQVVATVKRATRAAKVGHTGTLDPFATGVLVCCLNRATRLASFFLHGDKGYEGEMLLGVETDTQDPTGRVIRQVEDVSVSNAAIEEAFSRYRGVISQEPPVYSALKHEGVPLYKLARAGTPVQKPARTVTIHELSVKRIDLPRVSFFTRCSGGTYVRALVSDIGRDLGVGAHLARLRRTENSGFTLNDAISLEELSRLIADGQLHTRVTGMNAALRFMPQVRADAALTQAVMTGRKLTRQDLPGEAGAMTGNIKITDEAGRLLAVISADPEGTFFSYSCVLVGPDAAAADRKRRFNHSETRNQKEARQSGSHP
- the rpsO gene encoding 30S ribosomal protein S15, which encodes MVLTPDDKKNTIETYKRHDGDTGSPEVQVALLTDRIIYLTEHFKTHKKDHHSRRGLLKLVGQRRRLLNYLKSKDVFRYRTIIESLGIRK